One genomic segment of Hordeum vulgare subsp. vulgare chromosome 2H, MorexV3_pseudomolecules_assembly, whole genome shotgun sequence includes these proteins:
- the LOC123430625 gene encoding protein SPIRAL1-like 4, with the protein MSRAASSGGGRSSLGYLFEPEEIFPIHRFKSNRKTEKPSEDHIVPPPKDGKVMTCDEADQREPPYQAPPKREEDSNPIVSHRPASIIYHTNQSGNNSGLLITDRPSTRVRCAPGGASSLGFLFSSETHVADEK; encoded by the exons ATGAGTAGAGCAGCGAGCAGCGGGGGTGGCCGGAGCTCTCTGGGCTACCTCTTTGAGCCGGAGGAGATCTTCCCGATCCACAGGTTCAAATCCAACCGAAAAACCGAGAAGCCCTCGGAAGACCACATCGTCCCGCCGCCAAAGGACGGCAAGGTCATGACCTGCGATGAAGCAGATCAACGAGAACCGCCATATCAGGCTCCTCCGAAGAGGGAGGAGGACTCGAACCCTATTGTGTCTCACAGACCTGCTTCCATCATCTACCACACTAACCAATCAGGCAACAACTCCGGGCTTCTAATCACT GACCGTCCGTCGACGAGGGTCCGGTGTGCACCTGGAGGGGCGTCCTCGCTAGGATTTCTCTTCTCTTCGGAGACGCACGTAGCTGACGAAAAATGA